Genomic segment of Deltaproteobacteria bacterium:
AATTTTCCCCGCTGTTTTTTCCACGGCGTCGAATTGGCGAGCTTCGGGCTCAGCGAGATCAGGTCGCAATCTACGACTTTGAAGATCGTCGCCGCGGTTTCGATGGTGATATGTTTGCCGCGGCGCTTTAACGCCGCCGTGAGTTTGCCCAGCTCGGGCGCTATAAACGGTTCGCCGCCGGTCACGACCACGTGACGGGCGGGATATTTGCTTATCTCTTTGAGGATTTCACTCAAAGACCACTCTCTGCCCGTCGGACGCCAAGACGTGTAAGGCGTGTCGCACCAAATGCAGCGCAGGTTGCAGCCCGAAGTGCGCACGAACACTGAGGGCACGCCGACCAGTCTCCCTTCGCCCTGGATGGAATAGAAGATCTCCGCGATTCGCATAGTCGCAACTTAACAAGGCGGCGCGGCTGGTGCCACCTGCTTTTGTTTCGCTTGCCGGCTGTGATAAGTGTGTAAGCTTCGCACGGAGCGAAGAGAGACTCAGTAGTAACAGCAGAGCGCGTCATGACCCAGAACGCTATTCATATCCGCGGCGCCAAGCAGAACAATTTGAAAAATCTCGACATCGAGATTCCGCTCAATGCTTTAACCGTGATTACCGGCGTCAGCGGCTCGGGCAAGTCGACGCTCGCCTTCGACATTCTCTATGCCGAGGGACAGCGGCGCTACGTCGAG
This window contains:
- a CDS encoding 7-carboxy-7-deazaguanine synthase QueE; translated protein: MRIAEIFYSIQGEGRLVGVPSVFVRTSGCNLRCIWCDTPYTSWRPTGREWSLSEILKEISKYPARHVVVTGGEPFIAPELGKLTAALKRRGKHITIETAATIFKVVDCDLISLSPKLANSTPWKKQRGKFAAMHEARRSNLEVLQQFVDGYDYQLKFVVQQAEDFSEIRTLIRMLRSVDPTRVLLMPEGNRRDELRQKSAWIVELCKKTGYGFTPRLHIELFGNRRGT